The DNA segment GGACCTGGGAACAGTGACAGTCCCATGGTGATTAGCATTTCTAGCACCCAGACCTTGGTTTCTAAAACATTCCATCCAGATTATAGTTTCTAAATGCTATTCTCCATTAAAAGGACTAGGTTCctcagagaaataattttataatggaCAGTCTTAGCAAATACGACTCTAATTGGGTAATCAAAATTAACATCAATCACAATGGAACAAATTTCAGTTGCATCCACCTGATGGGATGCAATGTTAAGAGCTTACTATTCAACTGTAACAGGTAGTGGGAATTATTTTCTAGGTTTAGGCTGTCAGGATGCCTTTAAGGAGCCTCCTCTACTCAGTAGCATTAACATATTACACATAAAGAAGCATGATTTATCCCATTGGATGTCACCTGTTCCTCAGGGACACCCTCTTACAGCTTGTTCATTTGGCCTCTTCACCACCAATCTTACTGCCCATCTATTCCAACCTGTTTAACTCACCCAGTTTCTGCTAGTTTTTAGCCTCCCTTTGGATAAGCAGCCATCAAGATTTGATCAGGCTTCTGCTCAATGTCCTTCAAGTGGATCTGGCCTTGCCTTGAGAGCAGGGTAAAGATAATGTCTCGTTTGATAAAGAAAACTCAGGCTCAGCATGGTTAATTAATCTGTACGTTATGCAACTAGGATTTAAATCTAGCTCGTTCCACTGTGGCATAAAAGGAGGTACACGTACCTATCTGTAACAATCCACTTTCTCATCTTATTTCCTTCATCTGACCTTTCATAATCATCGTCATCTTTGCTTAGTGTCTCATAGGAAAAAGTCAATTCTGTGACAGCAGGTTATTTTATCTGAAGTGTTTATAACTATATCCCAGTACGTGGAACAAAAAAGttctcaagaaatatttactgtatttttcagaAGTTATTTTCTCAGTGTATATAaccttttttgatttttttaagactACAATGCAGCTAACTGcaaaaaattttcctttctttaggcATGTTACGCATAAAAGTGGAGAATTTACATGGTAAATGAAAATGGCCAATTCTTTAAGAGGAGAAGTactaaaactttataaaaatgtaagtaaTTATGTTgccaattttattaaaatgttattatatgACATGGATTGTTTAGAAATACATAATCTTTCTTTTTGAAGCTGCTGTATCTTGGACGAGACTATCCAAAAGGAGCAGACTATTTTAAAAAGCGTTTGAAGaacattttccttaaaaacaaagaTGTGAAGAATCCAGAGAAGATCAAAGAACTTATTGCACAGGGCGAATTTGTAATGAAAGAGCTAGAAGCCTTGTACTTCCTTAGGAAATACAGAGCTATGAAACAACGCTATTATTCAGATACCAACAAAACTAATTGATCATTACTACTTTAATTTAGCTGACAGCCATTGATCATTACTACTTTAATTTAGCTGACAATCAGTGCCAGCTGTTTATGTGTACCAGATAATGTGAATTAATTCTAACTTAAAATGGGAAGATATACATATTGTGTAAAAAATCCCTGAGCTGCCCTACTGAACTAAGTAGGTTTCAACTTCTGTTCATGCTGAGAAATTATCAGCAACTTAATGCTCAATTTTGATACAAACATAGCAATTTAGCTATACTACCGATTATAAATTAATGAACACCCAATTTTGAATGAAAATACAATACACTTAATCCTGTAACTTAATAGGATTTAGCCAATTATTTTTAGcttatttctccattttactgACAAGAGAATgccatttactgaatatttaatcagcaaaataatttcttatttctcttaacTTTTGAAAggaatcccttttttttttttcacccaatTTGATACATTAACAGCACATACTCAAGGTTCACTCCACAACCAAGTTTCTGACAATGATTTAAATGTAGTTATAGAAATAATATGTGTGGAGTTATTCTGACTTTGAAATAGCCTGCTGGTGACTGGCATTACATACATAACTATTCAATTATTTCCATTATTAATGTTGCTGCTGCTACCTTTGGGCCTAAAACCAAGTCATCTGTTGTGTATCAATTACCTTCTttgataaaaggaaataaataatgttATTCTATTATTTTGTCATAAAGACAGATTTGTTTTGCATCTACTTCTAAATATGGTTTTAAGTTTAAGCAGACACACCTTTACATAATATCCACAGCACCTtttagaaataaaggatatttctAACTTAAAAGCTGCATAAAAAGATTCACTGGCATTCTATAGTGTCTATGGCTTATAAAGTATTCCATATCCATTTCGGGGCAAACAATTCAAATTCCATGAATAAACACACACTCATAGTCACTGTaactatttttattacattacAATAATTAGGAGTAGTACAGTTCAtgacaaaaatattacaaattttaGATCACTTCACAGCACATACTcctataaacatttaaaagttaatttcaattaaaagagtggtcatttttaatgtttgataTGACCAACATTCCTAGGTCAGCGCAACCAAATGATGGAAAACAACTGGATCACACTGCATATGTcccacaaaagaaagcacaaTGTACAAAATGTGCATGTTTCAGTTTACACTAtacaaaaatagttaaaatacaTTCCAGGTAAACATGTTACATTAAGAAATAGTACTAGTAAGAAATTGGCACTCaaaggaaaaatgcaaaaaagtattttcaacatGAAAACACAAGACAGTGGAATTGGAAACTTTCGGATAAAACACTGTAACCCAGTTAGCTCTATGTGGGTGTGGTGGGGAGAGATGGGCCCTCAACATTTCTGCAGAtaactttttttcccctaaattcaTCTAAATTACCTATCATTATCCCAAACAGGCACTTCAAACTATTAAACTAAAACACAGATCTTAATCTAGTTATGACTATTCTTCAAGAACTCATGTAtctttagaaagaaattttcattttctgacaGACAGCTATCAGTTGTATGCTATTCAGTTTCTCAATGCAGAATTCATGCTATCCAGTATTAACACAGAAGTTATTAAATAACTGCTGGGTTCTTAAAAACATTACTACATAATTATCAAGAAATCATTACTTTTTGACAAAGatttctatctaaaaaaaaattccccgATGTTATATActgtttgaagaaaaaaatggttagaagaaaaaaaaaaatcaatggaatacAAATGAGATGAACTTGTGCAAACTGTAACTTAACATGCCCCACAAAGTCTCCATGTATGTATTAGGACAAAATTGTGCAATGGAGGCAACAGTTTTGATAACCTATAAAAGTTAGGTTCTAAATTCCTATGCAGTGTGACTCAGTTAAATAGAGCCTAGAATGCCTATTTGGGAATATTCACTCAAATGATACAATATATGTGTGCTATATTCTTCCACAAACATGTTAATGCCTAAGACTATGTAatttagctttttttaaaaaaaaaaaaaaaaaaaaaaaaaacttcaacaaGGATTTTTATCTTTAAGGCGGTATTAGATAACATTTATTTCTAGCATTCTCCCCCTTTaaaatctctacaaaaacaaatctTTTGTTAAACCATTCAAAGTTCACATAAAGGTAATTACCACTACCTTAAAAAAATGCCCATCTACATCAAAAATTCAAGAGGCCTAAATATCCCCTCATAAGCACTGCAGTTCCTGAAGTATGGCCATTTCTTTCTGTGTAGAAACAAGAGGTACTGTGTAAGTCTTAACACCCTATCTAAACAATGTTCCAAAGATCTGGAGTTTAGCATAGCAATTCAAATCATACTGATTTTTACACAGaagtttccttgtctgtgaacTAGTTCAGGCACCTGTTTGTTTGTACCCAGAtaaaactattaatttttaagtatattttaattatgCAGAGAAAACTGGAATATTACACATTTGGGAATTTCAATATGGATATCTGACATACACCTTAATGTGTACAGTAACTGTCTCAATAGAATCACATAGTTatgccaaattaaaaaaaatatataatcaagtTTATTCCTTTAAACAATGAAGTGATTTACATAAAGTAGCTCGATCAAAGAGTTTCACTGGAATCATAGCAAAACAATTATAGAGCAGGCACAGGGACCAAACCCCTCTTTGCAAAACTAAAATACACACTGTGTTATCTCTGGGCCATAGGCTAAAAGCCTTACTCAGATACTACAGACCATGCTAGCACTAGCTAAGGACCAGGATTATGTCTCTTGTTTGGGGATACCATATACCCAGTGCCTTGTGAAATGACTGGCATctggtaggcactcaataaatatttgctgaataaatgagttCTGCAAAACGGCTttatgaggctgaggcgggtgaatcacttgaggtcaggagttcgagaccagcctggccaatagggtgaaaccctgtctctcctaaaactacaaaaattagtcaagtgtggtggcacatgcctgtaatcccagctactcaggatgccgaggcacgagaatcgcttgaacctgggagatggaggttgcagtgagccgagatggcaccattgcattccagcctgggtgacagagtgagactctgacaccaaaaaaaaaaaaaaaaaaaagaaaaaaaagcatttctggTTACTAAAACAATGGAATGTATTACTGTTACCAGGAGTAGTCCTAGTTGTAGATTACCTTAGGAATTATTTCAGTACTATCTTTATTAAATTCTCCTTCCACTGGATAGGGTTCTGTCTATTCATACCAGGTCTGAAAAATCCTACTGTCGCTAATGGATTGGGCAGCAGAGATATTCAAAGGATCGGCCACCACCTGAAAATTAGTGATTAGGTCAAATCCCATTATGGTATCTGTCAGATTCTCGAGCCCTGAGGAAGGAAGATATAGGGCATTTTGATGTGACTTAATGGGAAAACTTCATGGAGATATCCATAGCAGCAGTAAATCTTATGGTTAGGGGAATTAGAAGTATTAAAACTGCATCAAGTCATGGGGCATGTGGAAGGTAGGCAGGCAAGATGACACTAACATGGAAGGAGAGTCCTAAAACGAGAATGGATATTCAAATATAAACTTCACCTCTTGCACAATTTTGCCCAAGATTGGCACTGAAGATGGTGTAACATAGGTTAAAAAGTTAGATTGTGCTGAGCTTGACAAATAAGTGTATCCTCATGTAAACGGAATATAAATCACATAGTTGTAAAAAAACTGAGAGTTTGAGATGACTTCTTTTAACATGAAGAAATGGATAGTAAGTGATGTCCTCAAAATCAGAGTCCTAAAAGACAATTATCTAGAACCTAAGTCACCTTCTTCCTAGTCCAGTGATACTTTCACCTCACCATGCCAtctcatttcatatattttaaaataagtaacattttaaatttatcaaaaggatttttattaatatttatttttaaagcattattctTAAATATGGATCAGACTTGAAAAGTGTTTATGAAATGTTAATTTAACCAGTGTTAAGAGAACTAGCCAAACCTAGAGATTGTAAAACTTTTTCACtttattgtttgaaaaaaaaattaatgtcttGGCATACCACCCCCCCAAAATCTcaacttttgagttaatatttaaaagtaatttttaaaaaagagttcattttcttaaaaaacaaaagcaatgctCTTGATTTGTCAGCAGGACCACCACAGAGTGAGAATGTATCTTGTTGACCTATCCAAACTGTCCTAGTCCCTTCCCATTTTGACCAGCCAATGCATGACAACACTGGATGACCACGGGGACACAGTCCATGCTGTGAAACTCTCTATGAAAGCTCAAAGGTTCACACAGGGCCTGGCCATGCAACCTTGGTCTCTTCAACACCTACTAAGCTATAACTGGCCCAAATAATCTTTAATGTCACAAGCAGAATTAAAACTACCTTCAAAGACTGAAGTTGAAGAAAAGATTTAAAGTTATACTATGAAAGAGCAATCTGACACAGGGAGACTACATTTAATTCCTATGAGAATTTTTTATAcatgttaaaattatttcaattattataaaaatttagtaGCATGTAAATATAGCCCCAAAATGGTTGCTATAATCCCCATTTCATACTGGGTCTGCCTTAACAGGAAAAGCTATTAGGAGTCTTTATAGTAATTTATCTAATGTGAAAAGGAAACGGCCTTATAATAGTTTCCATtgacttgtaatttttttccatttttttctttttatagaaaaaatataatattttgggGAGAGTGACCATGACTAATAGCAGTGGAAAGGGAGACAAAACCTTTGTGAACAGTGTAACTTTACATTCATCAGGGATGACAAACTATAGGACATGATGCCTAGAAGAATCATCAGGAAGCCCATAAATTTGTGTTCCCTCAATGTTTCAGTAAAACCAATTAGAAAGTCTCAACTGAAATTATAATTAGTAATTAATCCATTTATGTGACTAGATAAAACACAGAATAGGGATGATTCAGAAGCTTCATTAATTTGTTTCACACCAACATTCACAATtggtaagaaaaataagaagtaatCAAATGCATGCACCAAAAACCCCAAGACAGAAATCTTAGGTATTCAGTTTCTTTTTCACAGGCATTGCTAGTTCAAAAATCAAAACTCTGGGAATACTGGCacttagaggaaaaaaaagcttccactgtcattttaaaataagcatttaaggTAAAAGCTAACAGTCTGCATGGAGCAGGAAAAAAATTAGGTAATGCTAAAACAAATGCTAATAATTTAGTGTAATGTACAAAAATTACCACTTTTACTAGTATGCCTtaagaaaaaagtacaaattgTATTTACATAATTACACACTTTgtctttgacttctttttcttctttttaccatCTTTGCtcatcttttctttatgttttcgAATTTCTCGAACTAATGTATAGAAGGCATCATCAACACCctgaaatacataaaaagtattaaaatgtgaatatataCGATGGCTTCATGTGTATAGGTAACAAATTTCCATTAttaatggaaacaaaagaaaggatTTTTTATGTTTCTCTTCAGGCAActgaatatatattacatatgttagACTTTTAGAATTCCTAAGTCATCCGCATAGATGTCAGTATTATAAACAGGAACACTCAATATTCACAAAAGACAAGGATAACCAATGGCACAGAATTTTAAATAAGGTAATGACTTTTTCACAGGAGAACTTAATTTGCTATTTTTTCCACATTGGCAAACCTAAGTCACCAAAATCCAAAtgcatgttgtgtgtgtgcacacttgtCTTTATGTTTCTGAACTGTAGATATAAGCCATGCAACTGTAAACTGTTTTCATAAGTCTTCACACACAGTAACAGTATTTGAGCTCTGGTTCTATACTTACGTAAAATCCATTGGATTTAAAAATTTACCAAGAAGTAAACAGTATTCGTACATCCTATTCCAATAAATTTATCAAGAAGTAAACAGTATCTAAacatattatttcagttttcaaataATATGTATTAAGGGATTAGTTTCAATTCATATATTTATCATTAAGAAAAAGGTTTAAACTGACCCCAATACAGGAGAAtaccacttaaaaaaaacaaaaacaaaaactaataccTCAGATTTGTGGAGAAATTAGCTAAATCATTTGAAAGATCTTATAGTTTACCAATTTGGAGGAGATTCTCTCTTTATCCCATaaagttttaatttctgtttaataTATTAGGTATTCTAAAGCTTGCCATATAAAGCTAAATATCCTGTCTTCAAAGAGTTTAACAGTCATTGTGACCACCATCTATTTATGACTAAAGcaaagttatttaaatttaatggCTAAAAATGATTTTAAGCCATAATAATTTTCAACCCAATAGTATACAATGTGAAAAATGGCACTCTCAAAGTGGTAGAAGAGATTTCAAACCTGCAATACTTAAATTATGCAAGATCCATACACAAGTCAATTCTTGTCATGTctccaattaaaataaaaaatataaataaaagcaaaaaattaagaaaaaaatatgattctCTCTGTATTTTAAAGCCTGTTCAACTGAGTAgtaactataaaaagaaaatctgttaaCCTCACAATACTTCCAAACCTAGACAGCAGAGGGAGTCTTAGAAAGAAACACCCAACACATTAAGTTGTATAAATCAAGCCACTTTAAGAACAATAAAAACTGGGTTTTTACTCATTGTAATCCCTTCTGTTGGATATTGTAaactatgtaaataaatatattataaaaattacatgTGTAAAAATATTCAAGTTATATTAtcttgaaattaatttaaaatgttaagtgggccaggtacagtggctcatgcctgtaatcccaacgctttggggggctgagatgggtggatcacttgaggtgaggagtttgagaccagcctggccaacatggtgaaacccctactagaaatacaaaaattagctgggtgtggtagcaggtgcctgtaatcccagctactcagtaggctgaggcaggagaattgcttgaacccggagagGCGGAGtgcgttgcagtgagctgagatcgcaccactgccctcgactgggtgacagagcgtgactcggtctcaaagaaaaagaaacaaaaaatattaagtgGTGTATCTCTTTTACTGTACTACTAAGATgaacaatatttcaaaataataaaatttggaGCATGAACAATGAAAATTGGCTGCAGTTAGTGAATTTTCCTAATAGATCTATAATTCAAGAAAGCGTGACCAATATTTTAAGAGAGGTAAACACAGAATGGGAATGAGAGGCTTGTCCACATTAAGCAAACAGCAGGATAAAAACCAGCATTATTTATTTGAGCACTAGTGAATAAATGTCTCCAGTAAAGTCCCCAAACTGCACTTACTGATGTTTCCCAGTCTCTAACATCATTACTGATACCACACAAACATATGCTTCCGTCTCTcccaaaggagaaaggaaaagtggTAAGAAATAATCTATCAGCAATACAATATCATCAAGGTTtgattacatatatgtatgtgtatgtgtcccTTCAGGCTAAACTCTTTAACACACAGAGGGGAAAATTTCCaatgatataataaaaattattctgtagCTTGCCAGCACTTGACAATTTACTTGACAGTTTAGAATCATAAACCCTTAGAATGTGATGGAATCTTAAAAGAGGATCTAATCTAACTCCCTTACCGTACTGCATGAATTAATTCCCTCTGATCACATCCTTATGTAATCTACTCCATTTCTACTACttttacaatgaagaaaaatgCCAATGGTACTAAAATGGTAAagcagaaaacaatgaaaaaccaTGTGATGGATACAGAGAAGACACATTTTATGGTGAAAACATAGAATTTGATAACATTACTTTCTAAGATTCTAACAAAGATTCTAGGCTTCTGTTGCACTGAACTCTCCTCTACATCATCTTgttaaaattaagtaattttggcctggcacagtggcttacacctacagtcacagcaatttgggaggctgaggcaggagaactgcttgaggccaggagtttgggaccagcctgggcaacacagcaagaacctgtctctatttttaaaataaataaataaataaacaaacagacaaattAAGTAACTAAGTTCAATCATGAAGGAAATGTCACAACCTACACAGAgcaatgaattctttttttctcttatgagAACTAATCATTCTCACACATACACGTAAGTAGCCCAGTAATTATTTTGGTTACACATTATCTTTTTCAGGACTAAGAAAAGctaatttatatatgtttgtaattgttaaatgtttgtttgtttatttgctagaggtggggtctcattacgttgccctggctgatcttgaactcctggcctcaagtaatcctcgtGCCTTGGACTTCtaaagttctggaattatagatgtgagccactgtccctgggccaaagcttttttatttttacttttttttagagatagagtctctttctgttgcctgagGCTACAGTGCcatggcaccatcatagctcccttcaacctcaaactcctggggtcaggcaatcctcctgcctcaggctcccaagcagctgaTGCTACAGACTCACACACTACAGCCAGCttgtcaaataaatttttttaaattgtatttcatttaaaatttttaattaccaAGTATACTTCTCTTTTACATAAATTACTTCCATGTGTACTGAAAAAACAAGGAATCATCACATCAAACAACTGTGAGACATTCACCTACAGTCACTGTATAAAACATAATTGTACAAAttagaaattttagaatagtATATGCTTACacctttgttttaaatataaattagagCATAacacttatttcttattttactctaaacagttctatttttaaaatcatctaatGGTGAGACAataggaggagaaaataaaaacttaaaaccaCCACCTAAATCTGGTCATGGTactgttatttaaaatgtgtaactTTTCAAACTGCATTGTTAAATTTGCAGTATTTTAGAGGTTGTGGTAAAATTTAACATGCAAAATTGCTTTAATTGCAAAATACTGCTTTACACAATGATACTCAAAAACTATTAAGAGTTcataaatttcaataaaaattaatgccAGTCATACTTTGTTTCCGAGTTTAGTAAATTAGTATGCCACATAATATCTTTCGGGATTGAGTCTACTAttcaaatgtgtattttatacttttgtgaaatacctaaaattcatataataaAGAACACCAActtgtaataaatataataaatgatatGCTAGTTTTTGAAAATTGTAATTTCATTGCCTATTAAGAACATGATATATTACAAACAATATGCATCCAAAGCTTAAGCTTCGCCATGAACTTTATGATACCTAGTGAAGTATTTTCTTAGCAAGACAGAGTTTAATATGGGTTggtttagaaatgaaaatgagaattccacacaataaatatttacgGGGtagttactatgtgccaggaacctTACTAGGCAATGGGCAtgcaaagattaaaaatatgtaattctgGCTAAGATTTTGCTGTCAAATATAGGAATGAAACAGAAGAGGTTATT comes from the Macaca mulatta isolate MMU2019108-1 chromosome 11, T2T-MMU8v2.0, whole genome shotgun sequence genome and includes:
- the ETFRF1 gene encoding electron transfer flavoprotein regulatory factor 1, giving the protein MKMANSLRGEVLKLYKNLLYLGRDYPKGADYFKKRLKNIFLKNKDVKNPEKIKELIAQGEFVMKELEALYFLRKYRAMKQRYYSDTNKTN
- the ETFRF1 gene encoding electron transfer flavoprotein regulatory factor 1 isoform X1 translates to MKMANSLRGEVLKLYKNLLYLGRDYPKGADYFKKRLKNIFLKNKDVKNPEKIKELIAQGEFVMKELEALYFLRKYRAMKQRYYSDTNKTN